The following nucleotide sequence is from Bradyrhizobium roseum.
CCCGATTATGTCTCCAAGCTCGAACGCGGCGCCAAGCGACCCACCGGCTCGACGCTGGTGTTGCTCAACGTCATCCAGCGCAACGGCATCGAATTGGTTCTCTAATCTGGACTCTTCCTCGCAAGACCTTTGGTTCGACGCGCCGGAGCCGTGGCGATTTCTCAGACGCCTTTCGCCCCGGCGCAAACCGAGCACCAATTGCTCTAGGCGCGGTCACCTGAAGGGGCCAGCGAAGCGCCGGACGCGAGTTTCCAGAGGCCCCCTAGACATGATTGCAATGACAGCATGATGTGCTAGCGTTGCTTGCAGATTTTGCTGGGAGGCCCGCCATGGCCAGCCTGACCATCCGAAAGCTCGACGAGGCTATCAAAACCTATCTTCGGCTGAGGTCGGCCAGAAACGGCCGTTCCGTCGAGGAGGAAGTCCGGGTCATCCTCGGGGAGCTAATCCAAGGACGTCCCTACGTTGCGGGTGAGCCATCCTCGTCGGAGGCCGCCGAGGCACCCACGCCGCGCCCGCAGCCCTACAGCGCCTCCGGCGCGCGAAGCGTCACCCTGATCATCGGCGGCGGGATCGCCGCCTTCAAGTCGCTGGAGCTGATCCGGCGACTGAAGGAACGGCACATCGACGTCCGCTGCGTGCTGACCAAGGCCGCGCAGCAATTCGTCACGCCGCTTTCCGCCAGCGCGCTGTCGCATGAGCGCGTCTATACCGATCTGTTCGACCCCGGCAGCGAATTCGACGCCGGTCACATCCGCCTTGCCCGCGAGTGCGATTTGATCGTGGTGGCGCCGGCGACCGCCGACCTGATGGCGAAGATGGCGAACGGCCACGCCGACGATCTCGCCAGCGCGATCTTGCTGGCGGCCGACCGCCCGATCCTGCTGGCGCCGGCGATGAATCCCTTGATGTGGAACAACGCCGCCACGCGGCGCAACGTGCTGCAGCTTCGCCGCGACGGGATCCATATGATCGGCCCCAACGCCGGCGAGATGGCCGAATCGGGCGAGGCCGGCGTCGGACGAATGTCGGAAGCGATCGAGATCGCCGCCGCTGCCATCGACATTCTCCGCCCGCCGCGACCACGGCCGCTCGCCGGCAAGCGCGTGCTGATCACCGCGGGACCGACGCATGAGGCCATCGACCCCGTGCGCTTTATCGCCAACCGTTCTTCCGGCAAGCAGGGTTTTGCCATCGCCATGGCGGCGCAGGCCGCGGGCGCGGAGGTTACGCTGGTCACCGGCCCCGTCGAGCTGCGCGATCCCGCAGGCGTCACAGTGATCCGCGTCGAGTCGGCGCGCGACATGCTGCACCGGGTGGAAGCCGCCCTGCCCGCCGATATCGCGATCTTCGCCGCTGCCGTCGCCGATTGGCGCGTCGCCAGTGAAGGCGAACAGAAGCTGAAAAAGACGTCAGCGGGCATGCCGCCGCTGCAGCTGGTCGAAAATCCCGACATTCTCGCCACGATCTCGAAACTCCGGGACAATCGCCCGCCGCTGGTGATCGGCTTTGCGGCCGAGACCGAACACCTGATCCACAACGCCAAAGCCAAGATCGCGCGCAAGGGCTGCGACTGGATCGTCGCCAACGACGTCTCGCCGGCCACCGGCGTGATGGGCGGCGACCGCAACACCGTTCATCTGCTGACGCGCGACGACGACAACGAGATCAGGGTCGATTCCTGGCCTGTGATGACCAAGGAACAGGTCGCGACCGAACTGGTGGCGAAGATCGCAAAGACCGTGGAGAAGCATTCGTGAACGCCGCAGTGAAAGTCGATATCCGCCAATTGCCGCACGCCGAAGGCCTCGCGCTGCCGGCCTACCAGAGCACGGACGCGGCCGGGCTCGATCTGCTCGCCGCCGTTGCCGCCGATACGCCGTTGATCCTGTCTCCGGGCAAATACGCGATGGTACCAACCGGTCTCACGATCGCGCTGCCCACGGGGTATGAGGCGCAGGTGCGGCCCCGCTCCGGGCTGGCCGCCAAGCATGGCGTGACCGTGCTGAATTCGCCGGGCACGGTGGATGCGGACTACCGCGGCGAGATCAATGTGCTGCTGATCAATCATGGCGATGCGCCGTTCCCGATCCGGCGCGGCGAGCGCATTGCGCAGATGGTGATCGCGCCGGTGGTGCAGGCGCAACTGGTTGCCGCGACACAGCTTTCGACGACCGACCGCGGCAGCGGCGGCTTCGGTTCGACCGGACGCTGAAGCGCGCATTAAAGACACTCCGGGCGCTAATAAGGCGAATTTTTCACAGCCTATTTTGCGTTCACGGTCTGGACTCTTACCGCCCGACTCCCGAAGCGGATAGTCTCGACCCGATTCGTGCGGAGCGCGATCAGCAAAAGTGGGGTCCGGTCTTTTGTCCGGGCGCGCTCATTCCTATTGTCGGCGCATGATTTCAGCGCCAAACCGCTCACACCTGGGCGGATCATGCGCTGGGTGGCGCGGGGTCTGCTGTCGTGCGTTTTTGGGGCAAATAAATAATGTCGGGCTCAGTCGCGGCGATGCGTCGAACCCTGCTGTCGTGCACATCGTTGGCACGCCGCGGCGCGATGACGCTTGCCGCCATTCTCTGCATGTCGCTCAAACCGGCATTTGCCGCCGAGATGAGCCTCACCGAGACGATTTCCGCCCTGCTCGACCTCAATCACCAGGAATTTGCGGCGCTGACGACATCGCTGTCGCTGCTCGTCTTCACCGTACTGGCAGCGGTCCTGCTGATGCGCACGCGTATTCAGGCTTCCAAGACGGAACTCGGCCTGCGCTCCGACATCGCCGATTTGCAGGTGCAGGCCGACCGGCTGCGGGCGCTGCTGTTCGCCGAGCCGCAGATCCTGATTGCCTGGGCCGCAGGCGACAACCGGCCCCAGATCAGCGGCGACACCTCGCTTCTGATCTCGCAGGACGCGATGTCGAATTCGCCGCAGCGCATCCTCGCCTTCGGCACCTGGCTGCCGCCGGAACCGGCGCTGCAGATGGACCATGCGGTCGACGCGCTGCGCGAGGCCGGCGAAGGTTTTCTGCTCAATCTCGCCACCTCGAACGGCCGCGCCATCGAGGCGATGGGCCGCGCGATCGGCGGGCAAGCCATCGTGCGGATTCGCGAACTCGGCGGATTGCGCCGCGACCTCGCCGAAGCCAACCTGCGCTACAGGACGCTCCTCGAAGAAACCGAGCTTTTGCGCGACTTCGCCGCCGCGGTGCCCTGGCCGATCTGGGCCAAGAGCGTCGAGGGCAATTTGCGTTACGCCAACACGGCCTATGTGCGAGCCACCGAAGGTGCCAACGTCGCCGACACGATCCACCGCGGCCTCGAACTCCTGGAGAACGACCAGCGCGCCGAGATGAACCGGGTGCTCAACGACGCCGCCAACTTCAGCGCGCGGCTGCCGATCGTGGTCGGTGGCGAGCGGCGCATCTACGACGTGCAGGCGATCAGGCTCGGCGGCGGCAGCGCCGGCATCGCCATCGACGCCAGCGAGGCCGCGCAGTTGCGCGATGCCATGGAGCGGATGGCGGAAGCCCACCGCCGCACCCTCGACCAGTTGTCGTCCGGTGTCGCCGTGTTCGACGGCCAGCGGCGGCTTGCCTTCTACAATGAATCCTACCGGCGTCTGTGGGGCCTCGATCAGGCCTTCCTCGATTCCAACCCCGACGATTCCAGCGTGCTCGACCGGCTGCGCGCGGCCCGCAAATTGCCCGAACAGCCCGACTTCCGGGCCTGGAAGGCCAAGCTGCACGAAGCCTATCGCGCCGTGGACTCCGAGAGCTACTCCTGGTTCCTGCCCGACGGTCGCGCCTTGAGCGTCGTCACCACCCCGAACCTCGAAGGCGGCGTTACCTATTTGTTCGACAACGTTACCGAAAGCCTCGATCTCGCGCGCCGCTTCGACCGCCTGACGCGGGTCCAGCACGAGACGCTCGACAATCTCGGCGAAGCGGTCGCGGTGTTCGGCAGCAACGGCCGGGTGGAACTGTTCAACCCGGCTTTCGCAAAAATGTGGAAGCTGCCGGCGGAAGCGCTGAAGGAGCAGCCGCACATCGAAACGGTGGAAGCCTGGTGCCTGCCGCTGTTCGACGACGCCATGACCTGGCGGGCGCTGCGCGAGGCGATCACCGCGATCGACAACCGCACGCAGGTGGCGCTGAAACTCGAGCGCAAGGACGGCAGCGTGCTGGATTGCATGACCATGCCGCTGCCCGACGGTGCGACGCTGTTGACCTTCCAGGACATCACCGACACCGAAAATGTCGAGCGCGCGCTGCGCGAGCGCAACGAAGCGCTCGAGGCCGCCGACCAGATGAAGGTGGATTTCGTCCACCACGTGTCCTACGAATTGCGCGCGCCGCTGACCACCATCATCGGTTTCGCGCATTTCCTCAGCGATCCCTCGACCGGACCGCTGACGCCGAAGCAGGCCGAGTATCTCGACTACGTCACGAAATCGACCAATGCCCTGCTCGCGCTGACCAACAACATCCTCGACCTCGCCACCATCGACGCCGGCGCCATGAAGCTCGAACTCGGCCCGGTCAATATCGAAAAGGCGATCCAGGCCGCCGCCGAAGGCATTCAGGACCGGCTGGCGACCGACCGCATCGAACTGAAGGTCGATATCGATTCCAACATCGGCAACTTCACCGGCGACGAGCGGCGCGTGGTGCAGGTGCTCTATAACCTGCTCGCCAATGCCGTCGGATTCTCGCCGCACGACGCCGCGGTGACCATCAGCGCGCAGCGCACCGAGCATCGCGTGATCTTCACCGTCAGCGATTGCGGTCCCGGAATTCCGGCCGACGTAAAGGACAAGGTGTTCGACTGGTTCGAGAGTCACTCGCACGGCTCGCGGCATCGCGGCGCCGGCCTCGGCCTGTCGCTGGTCCGTTCCTTCGTCGAACTGCACGGCGGCAAGGTGCGCGTCGACTCGGTGGTCGGCAAGGGCACGACGGTCAGCTGCGACTTTCCGGTCGACCAGAACGCGCACCGCAACGCCGCCGAATGACCGAACCGGCAAAATTCACCATCGCGCTGGTAAACGAGACCGCCACCGCGAATCTGATGGCCGATCTCGCGCTGCTGGTCGGCCCGGGTGACGTCATCACGCTGACCGGCGATCTCGGCGCGGGCAAGACCGCGGCCGCCCGCGCCATGATCCGCTACCTCGCCGGCGATCCCGAACTCGAGGTGCCGAGCCCGACCTTCACGCTGGCGCAGAGCTATGACGTGCCGTTTCCGCTTCTCCACGCCGACCTCTACCGCATCAGCGATTCGAGCGAGTTGGAGGAAATCGGATTGTCGCCGCTGCCGGAGGGCACGCTGGCGCTGATCGAATGGCCGGAACGCGCCGGCGATATGCTGCCCGAAGACCGCATCGACATCGCCTTCAGCCATCGCCCGGCGCTCGGGTCCAACGCGCGCGCCGCCGAAATCACCGGCTATGGCAAGGCGGCGGCGCAGGTGACGCGGCTCGAGACGCTGCGGGACTTTCTGACCGATGCCGGGATGCTGGATAGCGTACGG
It contains:
- the dut gene encoding dUTP diphosphatase, with amino-acid sequence MNAAVKVDIRQLPHAEGLALPAYQSTDAAGLDLLAAVAADTPLILSPGKYAMVPTGLTIALPTGYEAQVRPRSGLAAKHGVTVLNSPGTVDADYRGEINVLLINHGDAPFPIRRGERIAQMVIAPVVQAQLVAATQLSTTDRGSGGFGSTGR
- a CDS encoding PAS domain-containing sensor histidine kinase, encoding MSGSVAAMRRTLLSCTSLARRGAMTLAAILCMSLKPAFAAEMSLTETISALLDLNHQEFAALTTSLSLLVFTVLAAVLLMRTRIQASKTELGLRSDIADLQVQADRLRALLFAEPQILIAWAAGDNRPQISGDTSLLISQDAMSNSPQRILAFGTWLPPEPALQMDHAVDALREAGEGFLLNLATSNGRAIEAMGRAIGGQAIVRIRELGGLRRDLAEANLRYRTLLEETELLRDFAAAVPWPIWAKSVEGNLRYANTAYVRATEGANVADTIHRGLELLENDQRAEMNRVLNDAANFSARLPIVVGGERRIYDVQAIRLGGGSAGIAIDASEAAQLRDAMERMAEAHRRTLDQLSSGVAVFDGQRRLAFYNESYRRLWGLDQAFLDSNPDDSSVLDRLRAARKLPEQPDFRAWKAKLHEAYRAVDSESYSWFLPDGRALSVVTTPNLEGGVTYLFDNVTESLDLARRFDRLTRVQHETLDNLGEAVAVFGSNGRVELFNPAFAKMWKLPAEALKEQPHIETVEAWCLPLFDDAMTWRALREAITAIDNRTQVALKLERKDGSVLDCMTMPLPDGATLLTFQDITDTENVERALRERNEALEAADQMKVDFVHHVSYELRAPLTTIIGFAHFLSDPSTGPLTPKQAEYLDYVTKSTNALLALTNNILDLATIDAGAMKLELGPVNIEKAIQAAAEGIQDRLATDRIELKVDIDSNIGNFTGDERRVVQVLYNLLANAVGFSPHDAAVTISAQRTEHRVIFTVSDCGPGIPADVKDKVFDWFESHSHGSRHRGAGLGLSLVRSFVELHGGKVRVDSVVGKGTTVSCDFPVDQNAHRNAAE
- the coaBC gene encoding bifunctional phosphopantothenoylcysteine decarboxylase/phosphopantothenate--cysteine ligase CoaBC, yielding MASLTIRKLDEAIKTYLRLRSARNGRSVEEEVRVILGELIQGRPYVAGEPSSSEAAEAPTPRPQPYSASGARSVTLIIGGGIAAFKSLELIRRLKERHIDVRCVLTKAAQQFVTPLSASALSHERVYTDLFDPGSEFDAGHIRLARECDLIVVAPATADLMAKMANGHADDLASAILLAADRPILLAPAMNPLMWNNAATRRNVLQLRRDGIHMIGPNAGEMAESGEAGVGRMSEAIEIAAAAIDILRPPRPRPLAGKRVLITAGPTHEAIDPVRFIANRSSGKQGFAIAMAAQAAGAEVTLVTGPVELRDPAGVTVIRVESARDMLHRVEAALPADIAIFAAAVADWRVASEGEQKLKKTSAGMPPLQLVENPDILATISKLRDNRPPLVIGFAAETEHLIHNAKAKIARKGCDWIVANDVSPATGVMGGDRNTVHLLTRDDDNEIRVDSWPVMTKEQVATELVAKIAKTVEKHS